tgtatcctgctgttgtgggatgtaatgtcctataaatgtctattaagtctagttcatttatattaatattcagattctctatttctttgttgatcctctgtctagatgttctgtcccttgatgagagtggtgagttgaagtctccaactattatggtatatgagtctatttcccttttcagtgtttgcagtatattcctcacgtattttggggcattctgattcagtgcgtaaatatttatgattgttatgtcttcttgtttaattgttccttttattagtatatagtgtccttctttgtctcttttaactgttttacatttgaagtctaatttgttggatattagtatagctactcctgctcttttctggttgttatttgcatgaaatatcttttcccaacctttcactttcaacctatgtttatctttaggtctaagatgtgtttcctgtagacagcatatcgaaggatcctgttttttaatccattctgccaatctatgtcttttgattggggaattcagtccattgacatttagtgttattactgtttggataatattttcctctaacattttgccttttgtattatatatatcatatctgattttccttctttctacactcttttccatatctctctcttctgtctttttgtatctgactctagtgctccctttagtatttcttgcagagctggtctcttggtcacaaattctttcagtgactttttgtctgagaatgttttaatttctccctcatttttgaaggataattttgctggatataggagtcttggttggcagtttttctcttttagtattttaaatatatcatcccactgtcttctagcttccatggtttctgctgagaaatctacacaaagtcttattgggtttcccttgtatgtaatggattgtttttctcttgctgctttcaagatcttctctttctctttgacctctgacattctaactagtaagtgtcttggagaacgcctatttgggtctaatctctttggggtgcgctgcacttcttggatctgtaattttaggtctttcataagagttgggaaattttcagtgataatttcttccattagtttttctcctccttttcccttctcttctccttctgggacatccacaacacatatatttgtgcggttcatattgtccttgagttccctgataccctgttcaaatttttccattcttttccctatagtttctgtttctttttggaattcagatgttccatcctccaaatcactaattctatcttctgtctctttaaatctatcattgtagctatccattattttttctatgtttgctactttatccttcccttccataagttctgcgatttgttttttcagtttttctatttcttctttatgttcagcccatgtcctcttcatgtcctccctcaatttatcgatttcatttttgtagaggttttccatttctgtttgtatattcagcattagtcatctcagctcttgtgtctcatttgagctattggtttgttcctttgactgagccatattctcaatcttttgagcgtggacagttatcttctgctgctggtgtctgggcatttattcagatttctcttggtgttggacccagcaaggttgtaatatttttctgtgaaatctctgggttctgtttttcttatcctgcccagtaggtggcgctcgtggcacacgtttgcctttgggtcccaccagtaaaaggtgctgtgggaccttaaactttggaaaactctcgccgtcctgggggttcgctagccgaagcggcttgagccggccctcggtccgaatgcagggagggttgctggtcgccgcagccagggaaagagcccgtccgaatttcctagtcggccctgggcaacaagcgtggcgggagggcgccagcggcagcggcccacccgagagagtgcacgttccccgggagtcacgggtttggaaggggcctcccccacccgtcaccgttctccgcggcctgggggtttccgatccaattctctcagttggtccgggggccgcgcgtggtgtgggccccagtcgccttggtttcaggggaccgcctctccaattctcccagccggcccaggaagggggaagggagtgactccggccgcttcccgccccacccggtgaggcccgcgcgcctcggcgatctcacccgagctgcttctctcagccagccagccattccaggatggggtacgctgtctttttttatctctgttgtggctttgggcgctttctgtatcgtttctactcccctagtaggtgtcctggagaagaaactaagatccgcgcatcttactaagccgccatcttccaggaagtctccctgcacattttttattgagacaaaattcacataacatgaaCTTGACCATTTTAACCAATAGATTCAATTAAGTTGAGCATGTTTGCAATATAATAATTTCCAGAGCAATTTCATAACTCCACAATTAAACTTCACACCCATAAAAAGACTCACTGTCCATTCCCTACTCCTTTCAACCTGTGTCGCCCCttaatcttttttctgtctctattgatttacatattctggatattttaggTAAATGGAATACTTAAAAAATATCTGACCTTtcttttccatgggcaggcactgggaatcaaacctaggtttCTGACAtgacaagcaagaactctgcctgctgagccactgtggcctgcctaaATGTAATCTTTttattctggcttatttcacttatgtTTTGAGATTTGTCCATGTTATGGATTGTAccattagtttgttcttttttatggctgaacagtATTCCAATGTATGGATATAATATATTTTGGTAATTCATTCATTAGAGGACAGATattggtttgtttccacttttggatATTATGAATAGTGTATCTATGAATATCTGTATACAATTCTTTGAATATGTTCTTTCAGTTTGGGGTACTTATCAAGTAGTAGAATTGTCAAATCATCTGCTAATTCTGTATAAAACTTATTGAGGAACTGCTgaaatattttccacagtggtGGCATGATTGTGCATTCCTAGCCTACAGTATAAAATGGTCCCAGTTTCTGCATAAACATACCAAGAGttattttagattttcaaaaaattataacTATCCTTTTGGGAGTGAAGTtttgtctcattgtggttttgatttgcttatcCCTACTGGCTgagattttgaacatcttttcatgtgcctgaGTCCATTTGCAAAGATTTCCTTGAAGGATGCTCTTTTCACATCCTTTGCACATTTATCATtgtattatgtgttttttttaatttattttttatttgtgctgcataaccacatacaaacacaaacattcttatcatatgattgTTCCATTCTTGttacataatcagtaactcacactatcatcacatagttgtatattcatcataatgatcatttctcagaatatctacatcaattcagaaaaaacaataaaaagaaaacagaaaaaaatctcatacacaccataccccttacccctccccttcactgatcaccaacatttcaatctcctatatttattttaacatttgtcccccctattatttatttatttttaatccatatgttttacttgcccatcgataaggtagacaaaagaagcatcagacacaaggctctcacaaccacacaggcacactgcgacagccatatcatcatacaatcatcttcaagaaacatgtccaccagagcacagctccacatttttaggcagctccctccagcttctctgttacacCAAAACTAaacagatgatatctatttaatgtgtaagaataacctccaggataacctctcaactctgtttgaaatctctcagccactggcactttattatctcattttgctctttccccttttggttgagaagattttctcagtcccttgatggtgagtttcaactcactctaggatttctgtcccacgttgccaggaaggttcacccCAGaaactcatgtcccacatagacagggggagggcagtgagtttgcttgctgtgtcagctgagagaaagagagtgacagaagaattatgttttttaaaagaggtttttttaatgtatagtttAGATATTTggctttgtcagatatatgatttgcaagtaaTTCCTTCCATTTCATAGGTTGGTTTTTCAATATCTTGAGATTGTCCTttgataaaaaaaagattttaagttttgtgtttaaattttctgtttttttggttcTAGTCCTTTTTTTCACAAACAACTAAAGTTTAATATACCAAAGACATTTTGTTGTTCAATACATTTAATGTCAATATTTGGAGCAATTTTTTAAGgtttaaaaaaaggcatttataATAGTTCCGTGCAATATTTAACATAACAGGAAAATGGAAACTACCTTTACACCATATTTTCACAAATTGTTGTGAAGACAGCAAACTCATgttcagttgtttttttctttgctttaaaataagCTGCCAGTAATTCTAACCAGTCTAAAATGTATTGCTCCTGGACCAAATACAAACATTCATACTTCCAAAAATGTTTTGCAGGAGGCAAGTGTACCTTGACCTCTACAAAAAACATAAGATAGCTAAGGAGAGactaagtttattttcaaatactgtGACTGACTTCCAATAATCCATTCTTTGGTATAAGCAAGAAACTGTTAATAACAGCTTTCTATGGCTTTTGAATAAACCAGTAAGAAATCCAAGGTGCATAAGTGACAATGAAATCTAGTATATACTTCAAGGCAGGCAAGAGTGAtgaagtaaatatatatgtatatatgtcttttgcatgggcaggcgctgggaattgaaccctggtctccagcacagcaagcaagaactctacctgctgagccactgtggccacccaaaattttttttaatatgaaaagtaAACTCTAATATTATACTCTAGAGAAACTAACAACACATTTAGAGAAAACCAGAAGGTCAAGCATCTGAATGACCAAATTTATAACGTGTAGCTGGAATATTTTGCTGCATTTTGACATTATGCTGTAACTTATGATATACAATATCAGGGGACTCTAAGATTTGGCATAAAAGACTAACTCCTTCTTAGGAGAAGCGGGAAAAAAACACACCAGAGGGGGGAAAAGCCAATTTTTCTCCTCTCTACCAATGCCTGAACTTTATACcataaattaaattcaaagtGAGAGGTATAAAACAAGGTTATAATGCAACATTCATCacttttgcattattttctttgtgaCATAGAcaaacaaatttttctttttagagtagGATACTGCTTAATTTGGCaaactttaaatgttttaaaataaactttttaataaGAAGAAAGTATAGGTCTTTATAGTTATTAATTTTACTACTAAAATATCTAAGAGGCCTGATTTTTGTTAATAATTATAGTTCTTTTAAATAtcacttgattttttaaatatcactttGTGGACACATTATACTATATCCGAACAATTACTATGACCTGGAGTTTGACGTTTTTCACTGAGTTACCTGTTCTTCAAGGCTGCTACTTCCTCTCAAGCTTTCTTCATTTAATAAACACAAAAGGGAGATGTTTAACACTGCATCTTCTCCTGCAAGTGTCTATTAGATAACTTTGTAAACATGCATTTACAGTCTTTGAACACCAACAACTTAAACTGAGACTAATGCCTAGAGTCATATTTCTTATTAAAAGTTTTTCACTAAAGATTTACATTCTGAGTAATTAACCTAACACTACCTGAAAAAGGAACTGAGTTACAGATATTCCCGTGAATCTTAAAACCCCAAACTGGAAttctaatgaatttttttaaagcatttttactGAAGAAAAGGCAACTGCACTTATTACATCAATATTATTAAAGTACAAGTGACAGCAACAAAGGAACATATTCATATTTCTAAAGACCAAGATTTACCATAGCAAAGtctaaaaaataaggaaaggagaagagattttaaatatcactataaaaaataatcaatttctatctttctcttttttctgctgCATGAAGAACCAAAGAACTCAAATAGAGGATTGTTCTGTTGAACCAACCATGAAAACTTTCAGAACAGATAGGTATATATTCCCTGTTATTCTTTCAGGgcattattttatacattttttttttaaaaacttcaagaTAAAAATAAGGAGTTATTTAGCCTTGTGAATATTTTGCAATAAAGTTTCTTGAATTTCTATGAAAAATTTTTGAAGCAATTCAACTTTTCAAATAGAGATGTCCCTCAAAAAGTCCCTCTGATATGGAATCTATCCCATGGTTACAAAGCAGTTTCCTCCTTTGTTGAATGTGAAAATGGCTCTGTTCCTTCAGGATTCCAAAGTGCTCATTCAAAGTCATTCCTGTCTGTTTTCCAAAACTATTTATGTCAAATTGTAGGAGTACAAAAGGTACAGCAGTATGACTTAATCGTGGTTTCTAAGTTACTGGGCACTGCCCTGCTCCAGGATTGTCAATGAATACAGTTAAAATTCCTCCATTTGTCATGGTGTCTGCCTTTGACATGTTCTTTTTGCTACTACATTGTCTAGCATTTGTTCTGTGTTCAACTCAGCCTGACCTTCAGGTCTCTACTGAAAAGAAAAGTTGCCTGATGTGTGTCTTTCTGATGGCTTAATTTATTTCCACTTCTGGTAAAATTGGCTggaatattattttcattgtttaactGCTTAGGTCTCAAGAACAGCAACTGGTTTCCTCtgtacttcattttgtctcagaAGGTTTGCTTTCCTGTTTAACACAGGAAAATATCACTCTATATTCTTGTCACTTAGAGGTGGTTGATTTATAGGActaattccttttttaattccAGTTGATTTCCTAGCTGCAAAGCCAATGATAGCCTCATAAGGACATCTTTTTCCAGGCATGACTTTTCCTCTAAGGttcaaacttttttttacccAAACCAGAATTCTTTTGGATTCCCCATTTTCTCATCCTGAATTGCTGGGTACCACATTGTtggagttttttctttcattttggaaatttttgctgctttccttcctttccatccAATTTGTTCATATCATCCAAAGACATAATTGATCTTTTAGAGGTTTTCATTGCTGTGGGTTTTCAGCAGTGGCATCAGAGCTGCTGTGGCTCCCACCAACTGGGTACCAAACTGGTTCATAACTGAAGACCATGTGCTGGAACAGTCAGCAGGGAAGGCCTGAGTCTGAGGCCTGCCTCTTCCCAACCATGCATGCACACTGGTTCTAGTGCTTTCAATGTCATATCTAAGCAGTAATAGCCAAAAACAAAGCACTGCAAGTTATaaattacatttcattctttgtatgTGAATATCTTTTGTCTCACCAACATTTAGTGAAGTCACTGTTCTTTCTTGAGTGCAGGATTTtagtgtcatttttaaaattgaccaTAGGTGCATGGTTCATTTCTGGACTATTGATTCTATTCCCTTGGTCTATATGTTTACCCTATATGTGTGCCAgtacacaatatatattttttatttaaaatgttatcattaaagaatttgtggatttacagaacaatcttgCAGAAAATATACCACCATCACCAACAGTTGTATTGGTGTAGAAAACTTGTTATAATTGATAGCACTTTTGTATAAGTCTACTATTTTGTGATGGTAGTTGTATTTTTTGCAGTTGCTGAAGGTGTATTAAAGTAATACTACAGTTATTTATTGTCTGTGGTTTACATAGAgctattttcccccatattcctgATCTATTATCATTATTTCTCATGCACATCTTTATTTAATTACTCATCTACCAATACattagataaagggagtgtcaatcacaaggcTTTTTTTAATCACATGGTCTCCCAAGAAAAGTGATGTAtaattatgcaatcattatcTAGGATCAGGACTACTGGTTTACAGGTTAAAAATTTCAGGTCTTTCCTAcaagctattctaaaacactagaaaataaaagaaaaaaagatataatgctgtgccagtttgaaaatattgtgtaccccagggaagccatgttttattcctgattgAATTTATGGGaacaaccatttttttaaatcctgattcagtacagtaggttggaaatttttgattagattatgtccacagAGATGTAACATGCCTAattgtggctgtgaccttttTTTGATGtacatttaacatttattacAACTAGTTGGTGATGTGATACGACAATGATCATGTGGCCTGAATATTGGTCATGATTACAACAAAGCTTAATCCAGCCCGGTGTATACAAGTGAAAATGTAAACcataaagagatttttaaatatgagTGAGTATGTATAAAAGTGATACTGAAACacttatatagcttttaaaatataggGCCTGCTAATGCCATTTTACCTCATTCAACTCTCCCTTTTCTATGAAAGGTGTCTTTTGTATTTCTCTAAGACTTCTGATAGCCAGGCAGTAccatggaagggaaggaagataACCACAAAGTTTGCAGTAGTTCTAAGTAGAGGGAAAcaatagaaaagcaaaataaatttggcTTTATGAAGCACCTCAGAAGGAATATTCGTGCTTTAACCAGTAACTTATGCAATGCTTTGTGAAAAGACCCACACGATTTCTGTTAAGATACTGTTACACAGTCCTGCTAAATCAACATTTCCACTTTATTTGGGGCATCAAAACAATGCAATTAAGTGTCTAAATGATTACAACCACAAAGAATTCATCTAAGCAGTTAAATGTGCCTTGGCCTTAAAAAGAAATGTGCTAAGATGCGACAGTCGATTCTATGTTTCTCATCCGAGGTTCAGAACACCCAGGAAATGGTTTTTTGTGTAAAAGAGCATCACTCTAATTAAGCGATTTAAAATCTGTAGTCCCTTTGTGTTTTAAGATATGTAGCTTCCAACAGGTGTCTTTGGTATAAATTTGTTTTAGGAAGTCTCAACATAGAGTTCAGTTTTCATTTATTACGTAACATGCCAATTCCCTTTATTCTCATACGTACTGAAATATTGCATGAATCTTTGGTTTCATAAAACCAGGTTTCATGTTATAATTTAACAGTTTCCTTTGTCAAATACAGTACTGTAATAAATGCACACTTCCTGGggtatcattttcaaatatacacaGAATCAGATTAAGAGAAACTGACATTCAAACTTTCAACTATCCAGAAATGGTATCTTTCTTTCCTGCATCATTCTAAGTCATATTTAAGTCCTGTAATTTCTCACTTGAGTAACCAAagttccctttaaaaaaataataagcattttTGCATAGGTCTGAATGAAGTGGCACAGCACACAGTAATACTGACAAGCATCTTACACCATTAGCTAACATGGACATGAAGGCAGTGAACAGCTACAGTGTGTGAAATGCCACAAGAAGTCATCAACAAGGGAGAAGAGTTATGTCAGTCCAATTTCTTCAAACACACTACGTGGGGTTTCAGCTTCCTCCTGCAGGAAATCTGCTTGCTCAGTGGCCTTGAGGACATTTTTATTGGGTGTTTCCTGAACTTCCCCTCCCAAGAGAAACTCATCCAAAATAAAGTAaaccttctcaaaattaaatatgatatCAAGTTCACACACACTGCCAAAATACTTGTCAAGTAATTCCACATAATGATGAATTATTTCCAGGGTAATTAGTTCATTGTCCTGATCTTCAACAGCACAGCAAAAATACAGACcagcatatcttttttttatttttatttttttattttttatttttttattaatggaaagaaagaaaaaaagaaagtaaaaataaaaataaaaaaagaaattaacacaacatttagaaatcataccgttctacatatgcactcagtaattcttaacatcatcacatagatgcatgatcatcgtttcttagtacatttgcaccggtttagaggaactagcaacacaacagaaaaagatataaaatgttaatatagagaaaagaaataaaagtagtaatgatagtaaaaaacaacaacaaaaaaaccctatagctcagatgcagcttcattcagtgttttaacatgattactttacaattaggtattattgtgctgtccatttttgagtttttgtatctagtcctgttgcacgtctgtatcccttccgctccaattacccattatcttaccctgtttctaactcctgctggactctgttaccaatgacatatttcaagtttattctcgaacgtccattcacatcagtgggaccatacagtatttgtcctttagtttttggctggactcactcagcataatattctctaggtccatccatgttattacatgcctcataagtttatcttgtcttaaagctgcataatattccattgtacgtgtataccacagtttatttagccattcttctgttgatggacattttggctgtttccatctctttgcaattgtaaataacgctgctataaatattggtgtgcaaatgtccgtttgtgtctttgcccttaagtcct
This genomic interval from Tamandua tetradactyla isolate mTamTet1 unplaced genomic scaffold, mTamTet1.pri scaffold_173_ctg1, whole genome shotgun sequence contains the following:
- the LOC143673181 gene encoding AP-1 complex subunit sigma-2-like, which gives rise to MQFMLLFSHQGKLRLQKWYVPLSDKEKKKMTRELVQTVLARKPKTCSFLEWQDPKIVYKRYAGLYFCCAVEDQDNELITLEIIHHYVELLDKYFGSVCELDIIFNFEKVYFILDEFLLGGEVQETPNKNVLKATEQADFLQEEAETPRSVFEEIGLT